The following coding sequences lie in one Silvanigrella aquatica genomic window:
- a CDS encoding EVE domain-containing protein: MKTEPDVFSFSDLEQRLGQCEQWDGVRNYQARNFMMQEMKVGDKILFYHSNAQPSGIAGLAEVVEAAKPDLTALNPKSEYYDPKATPENPRWYAVTVGKPKKLHRFVSLAELREYEPLKEMLLLRKGQRLSILPVSQTEFNHILQLAILHK; the protein is encoded by the coding sequence ATGAAAACAGAGCCGGACGTCTTTTCATTTTCTGATTTAGAACAACGATTAGGACAATGTGAACAATGGGATGGCGTGCGCAATTATCAAGCACGCAATTTCATGATGCAGGAAATGAAGGTGGGAGATAAAATATTATTTTATCATTCCAATGCCCAACCTTCTGGAATTGCAGGTCTTGCCGAAGTGGTGGAAGCAGCTAAACCCGATTTAACAGCACTTAATCCGAAATCAGAATATTACGATCCCAAAGCAACTCCTGAAAATCCAAGATGGTATGCTGTTACCGTAGGAAAACCCAAAAAACTTCACCGATTTGTTTCTTTAGCAGAGTTACGCGAATATGAGCCCTTAAAAGAAATGCTCCTTTTAAGAAAGGGGCAGAGACTTTCCATTTTACCTGTTTCACAAACAGAATTTAATCACATTTTGCAATTGGCTATTCTTCATAAATAA
- a CDS encoding outer membrane protein has product MKINKYLSLLSVALLSNSAFAEESLTNKNEYKNNIDVLGGIGYTNYSDFQIDGNKLPSNYNMNGLNMNAAALYSIYPSSFGSPVLGLGLNYTYADVTFKSDGGSQIKFGISSLSSTAHAGYKFLPIDDVSIYALANFGYGIYTRQTSDISSGSYTSSSDNTGHAHFIYGGTVAASYSLDKNWAVGLGATWQQHYMTILNSSEKFNEISANLIASYSL; this is encoded by the coding sequence ATGAAAATAAATAAATACTTAAGTTTGCTATCAGTTGCTTTGCTTTCAAATTCAGCATTTGCTGAAGAAAGTCTTACAAATAAAAATGAATATAAAAATAATATAGATGTTTTGGGTGGCATAGGATATACAAACTATAGTGATTTTCAGATTGATGGAAATAAACTCCCTTCAAACTACAATATGAATGGATTAAATATGAATGCCGCCGCATTGTATTCCATTTATCCTTCCTCTTTTGGTTCTCCGGTTTTAGGTCTTGGGTTAAATTATACCTATGCCGATGTGACATTTAAATCTGATGGAGGTTCTCAAATTAAGTTTGGAATCTCGTCTTTGTCATCAACAGCTCATGCGGGTTATAAATTTCTTCCTATAGATGATGTTTCGATATATGCTTTAGCCAATTTTGGCTATGGTATTTATACTAGACAAACTAGTGATATAAGTTCAGGTTCATATACTTCTAGTTCAGATAATACAGGGCATGCTCATTTTATTTATGGAGGAACTGTTGCTGCAAGTTACTCCCTAGATAAAAACTGGGCTGTTGGTTTGGGCGCGACATGGCAACAACACTACATGACAATATTAAATAGTTCAGAAAAGTTTAATGAAATTTCTGCAAATTTGATAGCATCATATAGTCTTTAA
- a CDS encoding thiolase family protein — protein MKNVYIVAAKRTPIGRFQGALKNVSAAKLGATAVKAVMEASQVNKDLIDEIIMGEVLTAGVGQAPARQAALYAELPHSAQALTVGKVCGSGLKSVILGAQSILVGDAHLVIAGGQESMSNAPYLLPQAREGMRMGHKEIVDSMILDGLWDPYNNLHMGSCAESCAKEYQFTRTEQDSFAVESYTRARKAIETGMFKNEICPVTVTNFKVTTVVDTDEEPMASDLSKIGNLKPAFEKDGSITAANASKINDGAAALLLASEDAIQNHKIKPLAKIVSWAGHAQDPKWFTTAPVAAIEKVLKKANLSIKDIDLFEINEAFAVVTLAAMKKLEIPHAKVNIQGGACALGHPIGASGARILTTLIHALMYQKKKYGLATLCIGGGEGIALVVEIL, from the coding sequence ATGAAAAATGTTTATATTGTCGCTGCTAAAAGAACCCCTATTGGACGTTTTCAAGGTGCTTTAAAAAATGTATCTGCCGCAAAATTAGGAGCCACAGCTGTAAAAGCTGTTATGGAGGCATCTCAGGTAAATAAGGATCTTATAGATGAAATCATCATGGGTGAGGTTCTTACCGCAGGAGTAGGGCAAGCTCCTGCGCGGCAAGCTGCTTTATATGCTGAATTACCGCACTCAGCTCAGGCTCTGACAGTAGGAAAAGTCTGTGGCAGTGGATTGAAATCTGTGATTTTGGGAGCTCAATCCATATTGGTAGGTGACGCACATTTGGTAATTGCAGGAGGACAGGAAAGTATGAGCAACGCTCCTTATCTTCTTCCTCAAGCACGAGAAGGGATGCGCATGGGGCATAAAGAAATCGTAGATTCTATGATTTTAGACGGCCTGTGGGATCCTTACAATAATTTACATATGGGTAGCTGTGCGGAATCTTGTGCGAAGGAATATCAATTTACTCGCACCGAACAAGACTCTTTTGCTGTTGAAAGTTATACAAGGGCACGTAAGGCAATTGAAACGGGAATGTTTAAAAATGAAATTTGTCCTGTTACGGTGACAAACTTTAAAGTAACAACTGTAGTGGATACAGATGAAGAACCCATGGCATCGGATTTGTCTAAAATTGGCAATTTAAAACCTGCCTTTGAAAAAGACGGTTCTATTACAGCCGCTAATGCTTCTAAAATTAATGATGGTGCAGCTGCTTTATTACTGGCATCTGAAGATGCCATTCAAAATCATAAAATAAAACCCTTAGCTAAAATTGTCAGTTGGGCAGGGCATGCACAAGATCCCAAGTGGTTTACCACGGCTCCTGTGGCGGCAATTGAAAAGGTCTTAAAAAAAGCAAATTTATCTATTAAAGATATTGATCTATTTGAAATAAATGAAGCCTTTGCTGTTGTTACTTTAGCTGCTATGAAAAAACTTGAAATACCTCATGCTAAAGTTAATATTCAAGGTGGTGCCTGTGCTTTAGGGCATCCTATTGGAGCAAGTGGGGCTCGCATATTGACAACTTTAATTCACGCTCTCATGTACCAAAAAAAGAAATATGGTTTAGCAACACTTTGCATTGGCGGTGGTGAGGGAATTGCTTTGGTTGTTGAAATATTATAG
- a CDS encoding FMN-binding glutamate synthase family protein, which translates to MRKIFVITSILLVLLNIISIFVFPWFLISLIIVIPFITIGIRDMIQTSQTLRRNFPIIAHFRYIFEMIRPEINQYFVESDTDGVPFNREQRSVVYQRAKGVRDSVPFGTKKNVYQVGYEWVNHSLRPTQLNHHNLRVMIGGTDCLQPYSANLLNISAMSYGSLSKNAVLALNGGAKDGGFAHNTGEGGLTPYHLENGGDIIWQIGTGYFGCRNLDGSFNELEFVKKAAHTPQVKMIEIKLSQGAKPGHGGILPSKKVTPEIAAIRGVPLGKDVISPPSHSVFSTPTEMMYFIGKLRKLSGGKPIGIKMCLGNKWEFIAMCKAMKLTNITPDYISVDGAEGGTGAAPLEFTNSVGTPGIDALMFVHNSLVGFGLRKRIRIMSSGKVTTGFEMIKLMALGADLVYSARGMMMALGCIQALKCNSNECPTGVATQDPTLMNGLVVKDKRKRVAHFQIETIKSMVEIIEAMGLEGTHELRPWHVMRRVSDTESKSYADLFEYIPEGSLLENNVPLSFESAVKLASPESFKPLFF; encoded by the coding sequence ATGAGAAAGATTTTTGTAATAACTTCCATATTATTGGTTTTACTTAACATTATATCTATTTTTGTTTTTCCTTGGTTTTTAATTTCTTTAATCATAGTGATTCCTTTTATTACTATTGGCATTCGAGATATGATCCAAACCAGCCAAACTCTTCGCAGAAATTTTCCTATTATTGCTCACTTTCGTTATATCTTTGAGATGATTCGTCCTGAAATCAATCAGTATTTTGTGGAATCGGATACGGATGGAGTGCCCTTCAATAGAGAACAGCGTTCTGTTGTTTACCAAAGAGCTAAGGGAGTGCGCGATTCAGTGCCTTTTGGAACAAAAAAGAATGTCTATCAAGTAGGTTATGAATGGGTCAATCACTCTCTACGGCCAACTCAATTGAATCATCATAATTTACGGGTCATGATTGGAGGAACGGATTGTTTACAGCCATATAGTGCAAATTTATTAAATATTTCTGCAATGAGTTATGGTTCTTTAAGTAAAAATGCGGTTCTTGCTCTCAATGGGGGGGCAAAAGATGGTGGGTTTGCCCATAATACCGGCGAAGGAGGTTTAACACCCTATCATTTGGAAAATGGGGGCGACATTATTTGGCAAATTGGAACAGGCTATTTTGGTTGTCGTAATTTGGATGGCTCTTTTAATGAATTAGAGTTTGTTAAGAAAGCCGCACATACTCCTCAGGTTAAAATGATCGAAATAAAACTTTCTCAAGGAGCAAAGCCAGGTCATGGAGGCATTTTGCCATCAAAAAAAGTGACTCCAGAAATTGCAGCGATTCGTGGTGTTCCTCTTGGTAAAGATGTGATTTCTCCTCCTTCCCATTCCGTTTTTTCCACTCCTACGGAAATGATGTATTTTATTGGTAAATTAAGAAAATTATCGGGTGGAAAACCCATTGGAATTAAAATGTGTCTTGGCAATAAATGGGAGTTTATCGCAATGTGTAAGGCGATGAAACTGACAAATATTACACCAGATTACATATCAGTCGACGGCGCCGAAGGCGGGACGGGTGCCGCTCCCCTTGAGTTTACCAACTCCGTAGGGACTCCCGGTATCGATGCTCTTATGTTTGTTCATAACAGCCTCGTGGGGTTTGGCTTGCGGAAAAGGATCCGTATTATGTCTTCAGGTAAGGTAACAACTGGATTTGAAATGATAAAGCTTATGGCTTTGGGGGCCGATTTAGTTTATTCCGCACGCGGGATGATGATGGCGTTAGGTTGTATTCAGGCCTTAAAATGCAATTCAAATGAATGTCCCACAGGTGTGGCAACACAAGATCCCACATTGATGAATGGTTTGGTTGTCAAAGATAAACGAAAAAGAGTTGCTCATTTTCAAATTGAAACAATAAAAAGTATGGTTGAAATTATCGAAGCTATGGGATTAGAAGGGACTCATGAATTACGGCCGTGGCATGTAATGCGCCGCGTCAGTGATACAGAAAGCAAGAGTTATGCGGACTTATTTGAATATATTCCGGAAGGATCTTTACTCGAAAATAATGTGCCTCTTTCCTTTGAGAGCGCAGTGAAGCTCGCCAGTCCTGAAAGCTTTAAACCCCTGTTTTTTTAA
- a CDS encoding Glu/Leu/Phe/Val dehydrogenase dimerization domain-containing protein has protein sequence MKLFSRIESLGHEQVVVCHDPASKLRAIIAIHDTTLGPSLGGTRLLPYENEDDALTDVLRLSRGMTYKAACAGLSLGGGKAVIIADPKQKTEQMFRAFGRFIDSLGGRYITAEDMNTNVTNMDHIRLETRYVTGVSTGLGGSGDPSIMTAKGIFYGIQEAVNHRLGKRDLNGVKISLQGVGSVGKHLCKMLYEKGVKLFVTDIDDKKLKEIHSLYNATIVAEKDFYSLDVDLYAPCARGATLNSNNIQILKAKIVAGCANNQLEDEDKHSKMLKDMKILYAPDYVINAGGLINVANEITGYDPEKVENEVARIANTLDSIFNESDKQGVSTHEAAKRFAENRIQNVANLKNMTKFASSAIGNLKK, from the coding sequence ATGAAGCTATTTTCTCGTATAGAATCGTTGGGGCATGAGCAGGTTGTAGTTTGTCATGATCCCGCTTCCAAATTAAGAGCCATCATTGCCATTCATGATACGACTCTGGGTCCCTCTTTAGGGGGCACTCGTCTCCTCCCCTATGAAAATGAGGATGATGCCTTAACTGATGTTCTGCGCTTGAGCCGTGGTATGACCTATAAGGCAGCCTGTGCTGGTTTGTCTTTGGGGGGAGGAAAGGCCGTTATCATTGCTGATCCGAAACAAAAAACAGAGCAGATGTTTCGTGCTTTTGGTCGCTTTATAGATTCTTTGGGGGGGCGTTATATCACAGCTGAAGATATGAATACCAACGTAACAAATATGGATCATATTCGCCTTGAAACACGTTATGTAACAGGAGTTTCAACTGGTTTAGGAGGAAGTGGCGACCCTAGCATCATGACAGCTAAAGGAATATTTTATGGGATACAAGAAGCGGTAAATCATCGCCTTGGAAAACGTGATTTAAATGGGGTAAAAATATCCTTACAAGGCGTTGGTTCTGTAGGGAAGCATTTGTGTAAAATGCTTTATGAAAAAGGGGTAAAATTATTTGTTACAGATATTGATGATAAGAAACTAAAAGAGATTCATTCTTTATATAATGCAACTATTGTTGCTGAAAAAGATTTTTATTCCCTCGATGTTGATCTTTATGCACCTTGTGCCCGCGGAGCAACATTAAATTCAAATAATATTCAAATTTTAAAGGCAAAAATAGTGGCAGGTTGTGCGAATAACCAGCTTGAAGATGAAGACAAACATTCAAAGATGTTGAAGGATATGAAAATCCTTTATGCACCTGATTATGTGATCAATGCCGGAGGTTTAATTAACGTTGCTAACGAAATTACGGGCTATGATCCTGAAAAAGTAGAAAATGAGGTTGCTCGTATTGCAAATACTTTAGATTCCATTTTTAATGAATCGGATAAGCAAGGGGTTTCTACCCATGAAGCGGCAAAGCGATTTGCTGAAAACCGAATTCAAAATGTTGCAAATTTAAAAAATATGACTAAGTTTGCAAGTTCAGCTATAGGAAACTTAAAAAAGTAA
- a CDS encoding aminopeptidase translates to MKFCNILLTSFLFTGCYTLEQGVGQINLFVNQKPIDEVIQKNQEPQERLDKLKVVQPVLEYAKSEIGLTPGKSYQKYVPLKDPYVTWIVQAADKRSLNLKTWWFPIVGSQPYLGFFNKESALKEREKLLKENYDTLVGGVSAFSLLGYFPDPLYSSMLDHYTMPQFIETLIHESLHRTLYIPNYYSFNENLADFIAKKATKQYLDLHPELNQDSKKYVEEYQKNLVAQKKFQEYLVKIKIELNQFYENAKENREFKNEQIFLAEREIKFNKIAAEYKAFMNGVEIGTSYENSFQNGKINNAVILGYSIYEAKQEPLEIAFKNSGGTLKTMLKNLEVCLSSSPKDEEDLWQRVEDCQKPVSLGEHKE, encoded by the coding sequence TTGAAATTTTGTAATATATTATTGACCTCATTTTTATTTACCGGTTGTTATACTCTTGAGCAAGGAGTAGGGCAAATTAATTTATTTGTAAATCAAAAACCCATTGATGAAGTCATACAAAAAAACCAAGAACCACAAGAAAGACTTGATAAATTAAAGGTTGTGCAACCTGTTCTTGAATATGCAAAGTCTGAAATTGGATTAACACCCGGCAAAAGTTATCAAAAGTATGTTCCTTTAAAAGATCCTTACGTAACATGGATTGTACAAGCCGCAGATAAACGATCTCTTAATTTAAAAACGTGGTGGTTTCCCATTGTTGGAAGTCAGCCCTATCTTGGTTTTTTTAATAAAGAAAGTGCTTTAAAAGAAAGGGAAAAGCTCTTAAAAGAGAATTATGATACTTTAGTTGGTGGTGTATCCGCATTTTCTTTATTAGGTTATTTTCCCGATCCTCTTTATTCGTCCATGCTCGATCATTATACCATGCCTCAATTTATTGAAACTCTGATTCATGAGTCTTTGCATAGAACGCTTTATATTCCAAACTATTATTCATTTAATGAGAATTTAGCCGATTTTATTGCTAAAAAAGCCACTAAACAATATTTAGATTTACACCCTGAATTAAATCAGGATTCAAAAAAATATGTTGAAGAATATCAAAAAAATTTAGTAGCACAGAAAAAATTTCAAGAGTATTTAGTTAAAATAAAAATCGAATTAAATCAGTTTTATGAAAATGCAAAAGAAAATCGTGAGTTTAAAAATGAACAAATATTTTTAGCAGAAAGAGAAATAAAATTTAATAAAATTGCGGCTGAATATAAGGCATTTATGAATGGAGTTGAAATAGGAACTTCATACGAAAATTCATTTCAAAATGGTAAAATAAATAATGCTGTTATATTAGGATATTCTATTTATGAAGCAAAGCAAGAACCCCTTGAAATTGCTTTTAAAAACTCGGGAGGAACGCTTAAGACAATGCTGAAAAATCTTGAGGTTTGTCTGTCTTCTTCTCCGAAAGATGAGGAGGATTTATGGCAGAGAGTTGAGGACTGCCAGAAGCCTGTTTCTTTGGGTGAGCATAAAGAATAA
- a CDS encoding APC family permease, translating into MELKRGISTSGILFASVSATIGSGWLFGSLYASKMAGPSAILAWLIGAAAIIIIALCFSELSTMFPVSGGMSIFPLFTHGTAVSFMLGWISWLAFIVIVPIEVLAVIQYGANFFPHLMEKDKLTGSGYTVAVMLTAVLLLVNVASAKIMSKTSFYITIWKILIPCLLIVLFFYKSHHFENLTSHGFAPQGMHGLFASLSVGGIILAYNGFQPGVALAGETKNPQKSIPIAIIGSMLICMVIYCSLQIAFILALPPESLAQGWENLSFAGEAGPFAGLATIIGLAWFGMILYSDALISPFGSGIVFMAASARASYCMSKTGHMPKFFQKLSQSRVPVLGLIVSFAVSLVLYLFLENWQEMAAFYAAAICLCNAVIPVTLFIMRKDFPDLQRPFKVYSYKIISMVAFYISSMLLFWCGWEIMWKLSIIIAIGFIALFSLKRNNGEFSLDAKAFTWLLFYMLSFGAVSFLGSYGNGLGVIQNGYDFAIIGVICFISVILADKFKISREKSLELIENTLKTLREEREKNRNQQVA; encoded by the coding sequence ATGGAATTAAAACGCGGTATATCAACATCAGGCATCCTCTTTGCCTCTGTGAGCGCAACCATTGGTTCAGGTTGGTTGTTTGGCTCACTTTACGCGTCTAAAATGGCAGGCCCTTCTGCCATTCTTGCCTGGCTCATAGGTGCTGCTGCTATTATTATTATTGCACTTTGTTTTTCTGAATTGTCTACCATGTTTCCTGTTTCGGGCGGTATGAGTATTTTCCCTTTATTTACCCATGGTACGGCTGTTTCTTTTATGTTGGGATGGATTTCCTGGCTTGCCTTTATCGTTATTGTCCCCATTGAGGTTTTAGCTGTTATTCAGTATGGAGCTAATTTTTTTCCACATTTGATGGAAAAAGATAAATTAACAGGTTCTGGATATACTGTTGCTGTTATGTTAACTGCTGTATTATTATTAGTTAATGTGGCAAGTGCAAAAATAATGTCTAAAACAAGTTTTTACATTACAATCTGGAAAATATTAATTCCTTGTTTACTTATCGTATTGTTTTTTTATAAATCACATCATTTTGAAAATTTAACATCACATGGATTTGCACCACAAGGTATGCATGGTCTTTTTGCCTCTCTCTCTGTTGGTGGAATTATTCTTGCCTATAATGGGTTTCAACCTGGAGTTGCTTTAGCTGGTGAAACAAAAAATCCACAAAAAAGTATTCCTATTGCTATTATTGGTTCCATGCTGATTTGTATGGTTATTTATTGCTCATTACAAATTGCTTTTATATTGGCACTTCCTCCTGAATCTCTAGCACAAGGTTGGGAAAATTTAAGTTTTGCAGGAGAGGCGGGTCCTTTTGCGGGTCTTGCCACTATCATTGGTTTGGCATGGTTTGGCATGATTCTTTATTCCGATGCTCTTATTTCTCCTTTTGGAAGCGGGATTGTCTTTATGGCGGCTTCTGCGCGCGCTTCCTATTGTATGAGTAAAACAGGTCATATGCCTAAATTTTTTCAAAAACTTTCACAAAGTCGTGTTCCTGTTTTAGGACTCATCGTGAGTTTTGCTGTTTCCTTAGTTCTTTATTTATTTTTAGAAAACTGGCAAGAAATGGCTGCTTTTTATGCGGCCGCTATTTGTTTATGTAATGCTGTTATTCCAGTTACTTTATTTATTATGCGTAAAGATTTCCCAGATTTACAAAGACCCTTTAAAGTTTATTCTTATAAAATTATTTCCATGGTTGCGTTTTATATCAGCAGTATGTTGTTATTCTGGTGCGGTTGGGAAATTATGTGGAAGCTAAGTATTATCATTGCTATTGGTTTTATTGCTTTATTTTCTTTAAAAAGAAATAACGGTGAGTTTTCATTAGATGCGAAGGCATTTACATGGCTCTTATTTTACATGCTCTCATTTGGAGCTGTTTCTTTTCTGGGTTCCTATGGCAATGGCTTAGGCGTCATTCAAAACGGATACGATTTTGCTATAATTGGAGTTATCTGTTTTATATCGGTAATTCTTGCTGATAAATTTAAAATAAGTCGTGAAAAATCCTTAGAATTAATTGAAAATACTTTAAAAACATTGCGTGAAGAACGTGAGAAAAATAGAAATCAACAGGTAGCTTAG